Proteins encoded by one window of Bradyrhizobium sp. B097:
- the phnH gene encoding phosphonate C-P lyase system protein PhnH — protein sequence MTTIAEMPAGFADKVLSAQSTFRSVMDAMARPGSVQRVAADVGTPAGMMRGSAAIALTLFDHDTPIWLDAAMSAMPDVARWLKFHASAPVVTDSAIASFALIGDAASLPALERFAFGSSEYPDRSTTLILQVGSLTQGPAFELKGPGIDGSALLQAMIKPSDLFQRLSINEALFPRGIDVVLVHDDKIVAIPRTTRLIASGV from the coding sequence ATGACGACGATTGCCGAAATGCCCGCAGGCTTTGCCGACAAGGTGCTGTCGGCGCAATCCACGTTCCGTTCCGTGATGGATGCGATGGCGCGTCCGGGCAGCGTGCAGCGGGTCGCCGCTGATGTCGGAACGCCGGCCGGCATGATGCGCGGCTCTGCCGCGATCGCGCTGACGCTGTTCGATCACGACACGCCGATCTGGCTCGATGCTGCGATGTCGGCGATGCCGGACGTCGCCCGCTGGCTGAAGTTTCACGCCAGCGCGCCGGTGGTTACGGATTCCGCGATCGCAAGCTTCGCGCTGATCGGCGATGCGGCAAGCCTGCCGGCGCTGGAGCGTTTCGCGTTCGGCAGCAGCGAATATCCTGACCGCTCGACCACGCTGATCCTGCAGGTCGGCAGCCTGACGCAGGGCCCGGCCTTCGAGCTGAAGGGTCCCGGCATCGACGGCAGCGCGCTGCTGCAGGCGATGATCAAGCCGAGCGACCTGTTCCAGCGGCTGTCGATCAATGAAGCGCTGTTCCCGCGCGGCATCGACGTCGTGCTGGTCCATGACGACAAGATTGTCGCGATCCCGCGCACCACGCGGCTGATCGCAAGCGGAGTGTGA
- a CDS encoding alpha-D-ribose 1-methylphosphonate 5-phosphate C-P-lyase PhnJ, with protein MNAPTYNFAYLDEQTKRMIRRAILKAIAIPGYQVPFASREMPMPYGWGTGGVQVTAAILGPDDVLKVIDQGSDDTTNAISIRKFFGKTAGVATTTSTTDATVIQTRHRIPEASLHAGQVLVYQVPIPEPLRFLEPRETETRRMHALAEYGLMHVKLYEDIARFGHIATAYAYPVKVNARYVMDPSPTPKFDNPKMDNCAALQLFGAGREKRIYAIPPYTTVVSLDFEDHPFTRYRFDAPCALCGADSSYLDEIVTDDKGGRMFVCSDTDFCEQRQAAGHHGTESAAPHKEKAHV; from the coding sequence ATGAATGCGCCGACGTACAATTTCGCCTATCTCGACGAGCAGACCAAGCGGATGATCCGCCGCGCGATCTTGAAGGCGATCGCGATTCCCGGCTATCAGGTGCCGTTCGCGAGCCGCGAGATGCCCATGCCCTATGGCTGGGGCACCGGTGGCGTGCAGGTGACGGCGGCGATCCTCGGCCCCGACGACGTGCTGAAGGTGATCGACCAGGGTTCGGACGATACCACCAACGCGATCTCGATCCGCAAGTTCTTCGGCAAGACCGCGGGTGTCGCGACCACGACCTCGACCACGGATGCGACCGTGATCCAGACCCGGCACCGCATTCCGGAGGCGTCGCTGCACGCCGGACAGGTGCTGGTCTATCAGGTGCCGATCCCCGAGCCGCTGCGCTTCCTCGAGCCGCGCGAGACCGAGACGCGGCGCATGCACGCGCTCGCCGAATACGGGCTGATGCATGTCAAGCTCTACGAGGACATCGCGCGCTTCGGCCACATCGCGACCGCCTACGCCTATCCGGTGAAGGTGAATGCACGCTACGTGATGGACCCGTCGCCGACGCCGAAGTTCGATAATCCGAAGATGGACAATTGCGCGGCCTTGCAGCTGTTCGGCGCCGGCCGCGAGAAGCGCATCTACGCGATCCCGCCCTATACCACGGTGGTCTCGCTGGATTTCGAGGATCATCCGTTCACGCGCTACCGCTTTGATGCGCCCTGCGCGCTGTGCGGCGCCGATAGTTCCTATCTCGACGAGATCGTCACCGACGACAAGGGCGGGCGGATGTTCGTCTGCTCCGACACCGACTTCTGCGAGCAGCGCCAGGCCGCCGGCCATCACGGCACCGAGAGCGCGGCGCCGCACAAGGAGAAGGCGCATGTCTGA
- the phnG gene encoding phosphonate C-P lyase system protein PhnG — protein MSSTGPDGKQAQRKAAMTVLAHSAAADIAGRLAAIAVPSHENLREPENGLVMMRGRIGGDGAPFNLGEATVSRAAVRLATGEVGFGYTLGRDAHKAQMIALCDAMVQSAALSGEVEAKVIAPLRVAMNAERARKAAETAATRVDFYTMVRGEG, from the coding sequence ATGAGTTCGACCGGACCAGACGGCAAACAGGCCCAGCGCAAGGCCGCGATGACGGTGCTGGCGCACTCCGCCGCGGCCGACATCGCAGGCAGGCTCGCGGCGATCGCGGTGCCCAGCCATGAAAACCTGCGGGAGCCGGAGAATGGCCTCGTGATGATGCGCGGGCGGATCGGCGGCGACGGTGCGCCGTTCAACCTCGGCGAGGCGACGGTGTCGCGCGCGGCGGTGCGGCTTGCGACCGGCGAGGTCGGCTTCGGCTACACGCTCGGCCGCGATGCGCACAAGGCGCAGATGATAGCGCTGTGCGACGCCATGGTGCAGTCGGCGGCATTGTCCGGCGAGGTGGAGGCCAAGGTGATCGCGCCGTTGCGTGTCGCCATGAACGCCGAACGCGCCCGCAAGGCCGCCGAGACCGCGGCGACGCGGGTCGATTTCTACACGATGGTGCGCGGTGAGGGGTGA
- the phnK gene encoding phosphonate C-P lyase system protein PhnK, with product MSELSSLDNDQPLLVAEGLAKNYGRLPACRDVSFALYPGEVLAIVGESGSGKSTLLQLLSAQLAPSAGRVSYRMRDGVLRDLAELGEAERRFLFRTDWGFVHQDPAQGLRMGVSAGANVGERLMAVGWNHYGRIRDTASTWLDRVEIDVGRIDDAPKTYSGGMRQRLQIARNLVTEPRLVFMDEPTGGLDVSVQARLLDLMRNLVSELGLAAIVVTHDLAVARLLSHRVMVMKGGRVIETGLTDQVLDDPREPYTQLLVSSILPP from the coding sequence ATGTCTGAGCTCTCGAGCCTCGACAACGACCAGCCGCTGCTGGTGGCCGAGGGGCTTGCGAAGAATTACGGCCGGCTCCCGGCCTGCCGCGATGTCTCGTTCGCGCTCTATCCCGGCGAGGTGCTGGCGATCGTCGGCGAGTCCGGTTCGGGCAAGTCGACCCTGCTGCAGCTGCTTTCCGCGCAGCTCGCGCCGAGCGCGGGGCGGGTGTCCTACCGGATGCGCGACGGCGTGCTGCGCGATCTTGCCGAACTCGGCGAGGCCGAGCGGCGCTTCCTGTTCCGCACCGACTGGGGCTTTGTGCACCAGGACCCGGCGCAAGGGCTGCGCATGGGCGTGTCGGCCGGCGCCAACGTCGGCGAGCGGCTGATGGCGGTCGGCTGGAATCACTACGGCCGGATCCGCGACACCGCGTCGACCTGGCTCGATCGGGTCGAGATCGATGTCGGCCGCATCGACGATGCGCCGAAGACCTATTCCGGCGGCATGCGGCAGCGGCTGCAGATCGCGCGCAACCTCGTCACCGAGCCGCGGCTGGTGTTCATGGACGAGCCGACCGGCGGCCTCGACGTCTCGGTGCAGGCGCGCCTGCTCGACCTGATGCGCAATCTCGTCAGCGAGCTCGGCCTTGCCGCCATCGTCGTGACCCACGATCTCGCCGTCGCGCGCCTGCTGTCGCATCGCGTGATGGTGATGAAGGGCGGCCGCGTCATCGAGACCGGTCTCACCGACCAGGTGCTCGACGATCCCCGCGAGCCCTATACGCAGCTGCTCGTTTCCTCGATACTTCCGCCATGA
- a CDS encoding carbon-phosphorus lyase complex subunit PhnI, translating to MYVAVKGGERAIENAHRLLAHERRGDRDVPEVTLAQISEQLALGVDRVMTEGSLYDRELAALAIKQARGDMIEAIFLVRAFRATLPRFGATEPVNTGAMQVRRRISSTFKDVPGGQILGPTFDYTHRLLDPQLAEGFVPEQPATAEASQAATPRVTDILGRDGLIESSPQADSDAAVGDLTREPLSFPADRDLRLQNLARGDEGFLLALGYSTQRGYGRNHPFAGEIRFGEVEVEFSAEDVGFAVPLGSIELTECQMVNQFKGSTTEAPCFTRGYGLAFGQSERKTMSMALVDRALRARELGEEAGAPAQDEEFVMSHSDNVQSTGFVEHLKLPHYVDFQSELGLLRKLRQEFAEANEAVELQEAAE from the coding sequence ATGTATGTAGCCGTCAAGGGTGGCGAGCGCGCCATCGAGAACGCTCATCGGCTGCTCGCGCATGAGCGGCGCGGCGATCGCGATGTGCCCGAGGTGACTCTGGCGCAGATCTCCGAGCAGCTCGCGCTCGGCGTCGACCGCGTGATGACCGAAGGCTCGCTCTACGACCGCGAACTTGCGGCGCTCGCGATCAAGCAGGCGCGCGGCGACATGATCGAGGCGATCTTCCTGGTTCGCGCCTTCCGCGCCACGCTGCCGCGGTTCGGCGCCACCGAGCCGGTCAACACCGGCGCGATGCAGGTGCGGCGGCGCATCTCCTCGACCTTCAAGGACGTTCCGGGCGGCCAGATCCTGGGGCCGACCTTCGACTACACTCATCGCCTGCTCGATCCGCAGCTCGCGGAAGGTTTTGTGCCGGAGCAGCCGGCGACCGCGGAAGCATCGCAGGCGGCAACGCCGCGGGTCACCGACATTCTCGGCCGCGACGGCCTGATCGAATCGTCGCCGCAGGCAGATAGCGACGCGGCGGTCGGCGACCTCACGCGCGAGCCGCTGAGCTTCCCGGCTGATCGCGATCTGCGGCTGCAGAATCTGGCCCGCGGCGACGAAGGCTTCCTGCTCGCACTCGGCTATTCGACGCAGCGCGGCTATGGCCGCAATCATCCCTTCGCCGGCGAGATCCGCTTCGGCGAGGTCGAGGTCGAATTCTCAGCCGAAGACGTCGGCTTCGCGGTGCCGCTCGGCTCGATCGAACTCACCGAGTGCCAGATGGTCAACCAGTTCAAGGGCTCGACGACAGAGGCGCCGTGCTTCACACGCGGCTATGGCCTCGCCTTCGGCCAGAGCGAGCGCAAGACCATGTCGATGGCGCTGGTCGACCGCGCGCTGCGTGCGCGCGAGCTCGGCGAGGAGGCGGGAGCGCCGGCGCAGGACGAGGAGTTCGTGATGTCGCACTCCGACAATGTCCAGTCGACCGGATTCGTCGAGCATCTCAAGCTGCCGCATTACGTCGACTTCCAGTCCGAGCTCGGCCTGCTCCGCAAGCTACGGCAGGAATTCGCGGAAGCCAACGAGGCCGTGGAACTGCAGGAGGCCGCGGAATGA
- the phnF gene encoding phosphonate metabolism transcriptional regulator PhnF → MSMQESSGVALWRQVADGIERGIADGRFAAGEKLPGEMEIAETYRVNRHTVRRALAALAERGLVRAERGSGTYVEAQRLAYPLRSRTRFSEIVGAGGHEPRGQLIDAGSDVANREIARELGLKIGAPLIRIEAVRLADRTPICVSTTWLSAERFPDAGSVFADVRSMTKLLGHYGVKDYHRASTRITAAIADATDAARLDLPLGRPVLVVDATDVDMLDRPLVTKRSRFAAERVEFLVENS, encoded by the coding sequence ATGAGCATGCAGGAAAGTTCCGGCGTCGCCTTGTGGCGGCAAGTCGCCGACGGCATCGAGCGCGGCATCGCAGATGGCCGCTTTGCCGCCGGCGAAAAGCTGCCCGGCGAGATGGAGATCGCCGAGACTTACCGGGTCAACCGTCACACGGTGCGGCGAGCGCTCGCCGCATTGGCGGAGCGCGGCCTGGTGCGCGCCGAGCGCGGCAGCGGCACCTATGTCGAAGCCCAGCGCCTCGCCTATCCGCTGCGTTCGCGCACGCGATTCTCCGAGATCGTCGGCGCCGGCGGCCACGAGCCGCGGGGTCAGCTGATCGATGCAGGCAGCGACGTCGCCAATCGCGAGATCGCGCGCGAGCTGGGTTTGAAGATCGGCGCGCCGCTGATCCGGATCGAGGCGGTGCGGCTCGCCGACCGGACGCCGATCTGCGTGTCCACCACCTGGCTGTCGGCCGAGCGGTTTCCCGATGCCGGCAGCGTGTTCGCCGACGTTCGCTCGATGACGAAGCTGCTCGGGCACTACGGCGTGAAGGATTACCACCGCGCCTCGACCCGGATCACCGCGGCGATTGCCGATGCGACCGACGCCGCGCGGCTCGATCTGCCGCTGGGCCGGCCGGTGCTCGTGGTCGACGCGACCGATGTCGATATGCTGGACCGCCCGCTGGTGACCAAGCGCTCGCGCTTCGCCGCCGAGCGTGTGGAGTTCCTGGTCGAGAATAGCTGA
- the phnE gene encoding phosphonate ABC transporter, permease protein PhnE: MSQLPKPDTADLRAKYPGVFERPASARLAMPATIVAALAIFVYGLVDLDFSPAKLISGMSQLGWITMMMIPPNPGASFPLYMQALCETLSIALLGTTLAALFALPVSLLAARNIIPSNLIRFPVRRFLDSIRGVDTLIWALVWINVVGLGPFAGVLAIMVSDFGAFGKLFSEAIEAADRKQVEGIRASGGNALHEIRFGLLPQVLPVIAGQVLYFIESNTRSATIIGIVGAGGIGLQLAEQIRVLEWQKVSFLILMILIAVAAIDFISSKLRFAIIGQRAVV, translated from the coding sequence ATGAGCCAGCTGCCGAAGCCGGACACCGCGGACCTGCGTGCGAAATACCCCGGCGTGTTCGAACGCCCCGCGTCGGCGCGGCTGGCGATGCCGGCCACGATCGTGGCGGCGCTCGCGATCTTCGTCTACGGCCTGGTCGATCTCGACTTCTCGCCGGCGAAGCTGATCTCAGGGATGAGCCAGCTCGGCTGGATCACCATGATGATGATTCCGCCGAATCCCGGCGCGTCGTTCCCGCTCTATATGCAGGCGCTCTGCGAGACGCTGTCGATCGCGCTGCTCGGCACCACGCTTGCGGCACTCTTTGCGTTGCCGGTCAGCTTGCTGGCGGCGCGCAACATCATCCCCTCGAATCTGATCCGCTTTCCGGTGCGCCGCTTCCTGGATTCGATCCGCGGCGTCGATACGCTGATCTGGGCGCTGGTCTGGATCAACGTCGTCGGCCTCGGACCGTTCGCCGGCGTGCTGGCGATCATGGTCTCCGACTTCGGTGCGTTCGGAAAGCTGTTCTCCGAGGCGATCGAGGCCGCGGACCGCAAGCAGGTCGAGGGCATCCGCGCCTCCGGCGGCAACGCGCTGCATGAAATCCGCTTCGGACTGTTGCCGCAGGTGCTGCCTGTGATCGCAGGCCAAGTGCTCTACTTCATCGAGTCGAACACCCGTTCGGCCACCATCATCGGCATCGTCGGCGCCGGCGGCATCGGGCTGCAACTCGCCGAGCAGATCCGTGTATTGGAATGGCAGAAGGTGTCGTTCCTGATCCTGATGATCCTGATCGCGGTCGCCGCGATCGATTTCATCTCGAGCAAGCTGCGCTTTGCCATCATCGGCCAACGGGCGGTGGTGTAG